The genomic stretch CATCTTCCAGGGCGAGCAGGGAATCCCGCGCGACGACGAGGCGGAAAAGCACTGGCTCGGCGTCGGCGTCCCCAAAGAGCGGATATTCGCCATGGGGATGAAGGACAATTTCTGGGCGATGGGCGATACCGGCCCGTGCGGTCCGTGCAGCGAGCTGCACATCGACCAAGGTGTCGAAGCCAGCGACCACAAAAATCCGGAGTGCGCTGCCGGCAAGTGCCGCTTCCCGTGCCCGCACGATTGCGGGCGCTACATGGAGATCTGGAACCTCGTCTTCATGCAGTTCGATCGCGACGCGGCCGGCAACTACAACCCGCTGCCCAAGCCCTCGATCGATACCGGCATGGGGCTGGAGCGCCTGGCTGCCGTGCTGCAGGGCGTGATCTCGAACTACGACACAGACTTGTTCAAGCCCTTAATGGAGTATGCGACGGGAGCGCTGCTGTCTCGAAATCCTGGGAAAACCCTGACGCACAATCCCAATGCGCCCTCGTTGCGCATAATTGCCGACCACTCTAGGGCATTCACATTCTTGATCTCAGACGGTGTTATCCCCGGTAACGAAGGCCGGGGCTACGTGCTCCGCAAGATCATCCGACGGGCAATTCGCCACGCTCGGTTAATGGGTGCCGATAACCCGTGCCTATTTGAGATGGTGGCCGGCGTAGCAGCCCTAATGAAAGACGCATACCCAGAACTTTTGACAAATCAACATCGGGTGGCTGAGGTGGTTAGACACGAGGAACTTCGGTTTGCCCACACGATCGCGGTTGGATTGGACCGCTTAGACAAAGATATTGGCGAGCTGGCAATTCAAGGTGGACGAACTCACAATTTGGAGCACCTCGCGAGCCGAACCAACCCTGACGATAAGGACGCTGTACAAACGCTTCTGGGGTTTCTAGCCGACAAAGGTGTTCAACTAACCTATCCCGGGGACAACGCTTTCAAGCTCTACGACACCTTCGGACTGCCATTCGATTTCATGATGGACGCGGCGCGCGACCAGGGGCTGCATTTCGATGTGGAAGGCTTCGAGCGCGCGATGCAAGCACAGCGCGAGCGGGCGCGCGCGTCGTGGAAGGGTGGCGCGGGCAAGGCGGCGGCGTCCCCGGTGCTCCGCGATTTGGCGAAGACCGTCTTCGAAGGCTATGCGCAGACGGAATCCACCGACTGTGAAGTGCTCGCCATCGTCAAGGGCGGCGCTGGAGTCAAAGAACTAAAGCCCGGTGAAGAGGGTGAGGTCGTGCTCGACCACACGCCGTTCTATGCGGACTCGGGCGGACAGGTCGGCGACGTGGGCTGGCTGCTCGACTCAGCGCGCAACGTGATTGCCGAAGTTCGCGGATGCACGCTGCCGGTGCAGGGTGTCCGCGCGCACCAAGTTATAGTCCGCCGCGGCGGACAGCCCATCGTTGTCGGCGATCGCGTGGTCGCGCGCGTCAATGCCGAAGTCCGGCAGCACACCATGCGCAACCACACCGCCACGCACCTGTTACATGCAGCCTTGCGCGAAGTCCTGGGCAAGCACGTGAAGCAGGCGGGGTCGCTGGTCGATCCGGCGCACCTGCGCTTCGACTTCTCCCACTTCACCGGCGTCGCCGATGAAGAGTTGCAGGACATCGAAGACCTCGCCAACAAGGAAGTGCTGCGCAACGAGAAGATCCAGGTCATCAACGACGTCCCCATCGACGTTGCGGTGAACGAGTACCACGCCATGGCGTTGTTCGGCGAGAAGTATGGCGAGCGCGTGCGCGTGATCAAGATCGGAGATTTCTCCACCGAGCTGTGCGGCGGCATCCACACCGGCGCGACCGGCGAGATCGGATTGATCAAAGTGCTGAAAGAAGGCAGCGTGTCTTCCGGCGTGCGGCGCGTCGAAGCCGTCACCGGCGAAGGCTCGCTACGCCACTTCCGCAAAGACCACGAATTGGAGAGTGTGGTCGGGACGTTTATTAGTACGGCCGTCCGCGGCGGCGAGCAGCAGTCGCCTGCGACAGCGCTGCGCGCGGAGCTCGATCGCCGCGACGAAGAGTTGAAGAAGCTGCGCAAGGAACTGGAACAATCGCGGATGAAGACGGCGGCCTCGGCCGTCTCCGCCACCGGCGACAGCGTGCGGACGGTGAAGGGCGTGAAGGTCGCGGTGCAGCGCGTGGAGAACGTGGACCGCAACCAGATGCGCGTGCTGGTGGATAACCTGCGCAACAAGCTGGGCTCGGGCGTGGTCGTGCTGGGTTCGGCGTCGCAGGAAGACGGCAAGGTCGCGATCGTGGTGGGTGTGACCAAAGACCTCACCGACCGTGTGCAGGCTGGCAAGATCGTGGGGCAAGTCGCGAAGAAAGTCGGCGGCTCGGGCGGCGGGCGTCCAGACATGGCCGAGGCCGGCGGCAAGGATCCCGCGCAACTTGACGCCGCACTCGACTCAGCTTATGCCGTGGTCGAGGCACTCCTCACGTAAGCCGGCTTCCCTGGTCGATTTCTCCTGACTCGATAGCCCCAGCGGACTAGAATCCCGCGCGATGAGTTTCTCTGCCCCACCGCGACCACCGCAGACACCGCGTCCACCCACGCCGCCGCGCGGATTCCAACAGCCCGTGCCACGCCGCGCTACGACATGGAAACAATGGCTGGGCGGAGCCATCGGGATCGCGTTCCTTCTCCGGGGCGGCTACCTGTTGATCGAGGCCGCGCGGCGCGTCCCGGCGTTCGGATACTTCTTCCTCGCGCTCGCGCTGCTGGCAGTAGCCTATGACGTCCTGATGCTGGTGCAGAGGCAGTCGATGTTGCTGCCGGTGAGCGCCGTCTTCGTGGCTGCCACCGTGCTCACCTTCGCACCCGACCTCGTCATCGGCGGGGTGTTGGCGCTGGTGACGGTGGCGGCTTATGCGGGCATCATGCTGCTGATCTCCGCTCGCCAGCGCGCGTGAGGTTTCCCGCGCGGTGGTTTAGTATTTCGGCCACTGAGAACTGAGAACCGAGAACTGAGAACTACTCATGGAACGCGTCCGCTTCATCACGCACAAGGGCAAGCAGGTGCTGCTGCTCGATTACCACGGGCTCACTGACGAGGCCGAGATGCTGGCGATGGTGGAGGAGCGCATGCGCCTCGTCACGGCACAGCCCAAAGGCTCGGTGCTCACCGTGGCGGATGTCGGCGGGTCACAGATGAACAAGGACGTCCTCATCAAGATCAAAGAAGCGAACGTCTACGACCTGCCTTTCGTGCGGCGCGCGGCGCTGGTCGGTCTAGACGCGAAGCAGAAGCAGCAGTTGGAAGCGGTGGAGACGTTCTCGCATCATCATCACCAACTCTTTGCTACGCTCGCCGAGGCGCTGGATTGGATCGTGGAAGAGGAGAAGCCTTAGCCGGCAAGAAGATGGATTAGGTCGCGCGGCGCTGGGCCTCGAGAAAGGGTGGGCGGCCCGCCAAAACATATGGATGGAAGATTCTCAGGTCAGGTCGTTTTGCTTGCGGGCGGTACGGGAGCGCTCGGCCAGGCCGTCAGCCTGGCGTTTCTGGCAGAGCTTGCCAAAGTTGTGGTGACGTACCGTCACGCGGATGAATTCGCCGCCTTGCAGAAGGCCGCGGCCGCTCATGCTTCACGACTGGAAGGTTTTCGAGTCGACGTCACCGACGAGACCGCCACACGTCAATGCGTCGAGCAGATATCCGCGCAGCACGGCCGCCTCGACGTGCTGGTCAACGCGGTGGGCGCCTATGCCGGCGGCACCGCGCTCTGGCAGACGGACGCAAAAGTCTTTGACACCATGCTGGCGCTGAATCTGCGCTCCGGCTTTGTGTTGGCGCGCGCCGCCGTGCCGGTGATGTTGAAGCAAGGCAGCGGCGCGGTCGTGAACATCGCGTCCCGCTCGGCACTCGATCATGCGGCGGGAGCGTTTGCCTACGCCGCATCCAAGGCCGCTGCTGTCGCCATGATCGATTCGCTGGCAGCGGATCTCAAAGGCACCGGGGTACGCGCTAATGTACGCGCTAATTCCGTCCTCCCGAGCGTGATCGATACCCCCGCCAACCGCAAGTTCATGCCGGGCGCTGACTTCAGCAAGTGGCCCAAGCCGGAAGCGATAGCGCGCGTGATCCTCTTCTTGTGCAGTGAGGACGCAAAGCTCATCAACGGAGCTTCCGTGCCGGTATATGGGGACGTCTGAGGGCGGGTGGCCAGGTAACCGTTCGCCGGTGTGGCGCGAGCAGGCGCAGGATCTACCGCTCTCTGCCAGATCGATGCTGCCCGCTGCGAAGGAGCGGTCGCTAACCGCCGTTGACGCGCCTCCCGCAACCACCTAACATACAGTTCCCGCCGGAAAATCCGGGCGCTCCCATGATCAACAAAACAGTCGGACACTATCGCGTCATCGAACGCCTTGGCAGCGGCGGCATGGGTGTGGTCTACCGCGCCGAGGACACCATGCTCGGCCGTGATGTCGCCCTGAAGTTCCTGCCGCCGGAAGCCGTGGCCGATCAGGCCGCGCTCGACCGCTTTCTGCGTGAGGCGCGCGCCTCCGCCGCGCTCAACCATCCGCACATCTGCACCATCCATGAGGTAGAAACCTTCGACGGCCAGCCCGTCATCGTCATGGAATACCTCGAGGGCGAATCGCTGAAGGCGCGCATCGAGCGTGATTCCATCCCCGCCGACGAGCTCCTCGCCTTCGCCATCCAGATCGCGGAGGGTCTGCAGGCAGCCCACGCCAAGGGCATCACGCATCGCGACATCAAGCCTGCCAACATCTTTCTCGGACTCTCGGGTCAGGCCAAGATCCTCGATTTCGGACTGGCCAAATTCACGACCGCGACCCGGCGACAGCACGCTGGCGCCGGCGGCGCCGCAATCACCCTCGACTCCGAAGGGCTCACCTCGCCCGGCTCCGCCATCGGCACCATCGCCTACATGTCGCCCGAACAGGCTCGCGGCGAGGAACTCGACCCGCGCACCGACCTCTTCTCTCTCGGCGCCGTGCTCTACGAGATGTCCACCGGCCAGATACCCTTTCCCGGCAACACCTCGGCGGTGATCTTCGATGGCATCTTGCATGGCACCCCGCGTCCGCCGCTCGAGCTCAACGC from Acidobacteriota bacterium encodes the following:
- a CDS encoding SDR family NAD(P)-dependent oxidoreductase codes for the protein MDGRFSGQVVLLAGGTGALGQAVSLAFLAELAKVVVTYRHADEFAALQKAAAAHASRLEGFRVDVTDETATRQCVEQISAQHGRLDVLVNAVGAYAGGTALWQTDAKVFDTMLALNLRSGFVLARAAVPVMLKQGSGAVVNIASRSALDHAAGAFAYAASKAAAVAMIDSLAADLKGTGVRANVRANSVLPSVIDTPANRKFMPGADFSKWPKPEAIARVILFLCSEDAKLINGASVPVYGDV
- the alaS gene encoding alanine--tRNA ligase gives rise to the protein MAGRKHMSGSEIREMFLRYFEQQGHRRVHSSSLVPANDPTLLFTNAGMNQFKDVFLGLEKRDYNRACSSQKCVRAGGKHNDLENVGFTSRHHTFFEMLGNFSFGDYFKQEAIQYAWELVTSPAWYGVDKSKLYATIFQGEQGIPRDDEAEKHWLGVGVPKERIFAMGMKDNFWAMGDTGPCGPCSELHIDQGVEASDHKNPECAAGKCRFPCPHDCGRYMEIWNLVFMQFDRDAAGNYNPLPKPSIDTGMGLERLAAVLQGVISNYDTDLFKPLMEYATGALLSRNPGKTLTHNPNAPSLRIIADHSRAFTFLISDGVIPGNEGRGYVLRKIIRRAIRHARLMGADNPCLFEMVAGVAALMKDAYPELLTNQHRVAEVVRHEELRFAHTIAVGLDRLDKDIGELAIQGGRTHNLEHLASRTNPDDKDAVQTLLGFLADKGVQLTYPGDNAFKLYDTFGLPFDFMMDAARDQGLHFDVEGFERAMQAQRERARASWKGGAGKAAASPVLRDLAKTVFEGYAQTESTDCEVLAIVKGGAGVKELKPGEEGEVVLDHTPFYADSGGQVGDVGWLLDSARNVIAEVRGCTLPVQGVRAHQVIVRRGGQPIVVGDRVVARVNAEVRQHTMRNHTATHLLHAALREVLGKHVKQAGSLVDPAHLRFDFSHFTGVADEELQDIEDLANKEVLRNEKIQVINDVPIDVAVNEYHAMALFGEKYGERVRVIKIGDFSTELCGGIHTGATGEIGLIKVLKEGSVSSGVRRVEAVTGEGSLRHFRKDHELESVVGTFISTAVRGGEQQSPATALRAELDRRDEELKKLRKELEQSRMKTAASAVSATGDSVRTVKGVKVAVQRVENVDRNQMRVLVDNLRNKLGSGVVVLGSASQEDGKVAIVVGVTKDLTDRVQAGKIVGQVAKKVGGSGGGRPDMAEAGGKDPAQLDAALDSAYAVVEALLT